In the Telopea speciosissima isolate NSW1024214 ecotype Mountain lineage chromosome 6, Tspe_v1, whole genome shotgun sequence genome, AAGACAATTTTGTCATTGATTAGCTCTGAAATTAGAGAGGGAATTACCTGTTcaatttttataaacaaaatgcaataattacCTTTAATAAAACCAAGTTATGGTGAGTAATACCAGGAAAAGCAACTGGGGGGGAGAATAGATTCTTGCTCTGAATGTAAAAGAGCAAGAAACTCCCAGGAAGCCACCCAGTGTAACAGATAGAGTTCAAACTTGTGAAATGAAGAAACATGGTCTTTAGGCTTTATTGTTGATTTGTTCAGACTAATTTGCAGAAGGAATTCCAAAGCAGAACATTTTCAGTTTCTGAAAACATGTTATTTGAGGATGTTGAAGGTTGATGTCTCCATGACATGGTACTATCCTAGAAGTTTCTATTAAggaaaaaatttaaaaggttCACTATATATAGACAGAAATTTGAGTGATAAGGTAAGAAAAGTACTTGAGCTCTAGAAATCCATTCATCTCTATTGCTCCACAGAATGAAACTTCACCATCACCCTGAGAGAAGTGCATGTCACCCATGCTAAGATTCGCTCCATCTACAAATACTGGAAGGTATACTTTTGAACCTCTGCTGAGATTCTTGATATCACAGTTTCCTCCATTTTCTCTTCCAGGAATTGTCCTTGCAGCCTCTTTTGCAATTTTCTCCCATTCTGGTGTTCCATCTTCAATCTGCATATGCTAACAATCAGAACGTTTCTAGTTCCCAATATGATATTAGTGGATCCTTGGACCGGAAACTAATCATTTCTAACTGGATGTGCTGTCTTAGGCTCACATCTGTACATGAAATGTTGGAGAACTTGTGTATGGATGGCAACAAGAACACTATCTGTTATGTagttgaaattaaaaaatttcacaATAGAGGACAACAGGAAATATCCACACAAGAATTGATAGATGTTTTACTGTCAGACTAGACTGCTTGAAGAATTAACATTTTCTGTAATACCCAGAGAATAATACCTTTCCAAGAAGGCAGGATTCTGGTATTGGCAGACCTGCAAATGGTCGTTGGTGCAGGACCTCAGTCAGTGTCATAGACTTGTGGCCATTTTCTTgaatttctctttccctttcattccATATGTTTAGGAGTTCCATTGATGGTGCAGTGCCAATAAGACCAGGGTGAGTTATACCAGGAAATCGAACACCTGCAAAGAAGAGATAAAATATAGGGGCATCATAATCTCTAACGCATACTGAAATTGTTAAATAAACTGGTATAGACCGTGAAATACCACTTGGGTATTCAACCCAAAATCTTAAGACATTAGGTGAAGATTATTGGGGTTCCACGCGAGAGCAATACTCCCACATCAGAAGTGAATAGCATGATGTGGAGacttataggtacttgggcaccctctccctaacggctagcttttgaggatgagttctacccaaacTTCCTAACAAGATGATTTACGGGTATATTAAAACACATCCAAGGTCACAGAAAcacttgggattttttttttaatgtaaaatcaACAGCATGTTTAAGGGAAATGGGAGTAGGATATAGAAGATACCTGGTATCTGAGGAGAGTAGCAATATATCCCTTCAAAGTACCAAATAGCTTTGGTTGCAGCAGGGAAATGATCGGTAAGAAAACTACCCCCATGTTCTCTGTCCATTGATGCTGTATAACCCCATTCAGATCCAGGAAGAGGACCCAAGTTGCAGATTTCAACTGCAAGAAGATCACCTGGCTTAGCTGCCACGCCTTCTTTGTCCAATACTCGAATGGGTCCGCTGAGATAGTGTGCCTAGACCAGTGTCATACAAACAAGTTTAAATGATCGATAACATATCACCTCCATAATATATTTGCATCAGTCACACTGTTAATTAGTTGAAATTAAATGTTGTAAGAACATCAAGGATAAGCAAGTGGCATAACTATGATGACAAGACAGAAGCTTGCACAAGCTGAAGTTCAGTGGCTAATATTTCTCATATAACTGAACTTTGTCATACTAGTATGAACAGCCCTCACAGATTTGTGTACAGAGTAAAGGCTAGGAGAACTATATCCAGGAGAAAGTTTTAGTCTATTGTGAAATTAGAGTCTTGGTTCTCCCCCCTACTGATCTTTCATTCAAAAGCTTTCCTGATTAATCAAACTCAAACTATGCCTACTTCATCTATGCTGGTCTGACAACaattgtaaaattttcaaaaaaaaaaaaatcatacttACAGAAAAaagatttgagttttttatatCAAGGGCACTGTCATTGTCTCCAACGGCTCCTCCATTACAGTCTAACATCTCAACTCTAAACACCTCACCTTCTGTAACATCTGCAACAGCAGGTATGTCTGGGTGCCAACGGTTGTGAAGAGGTACCTTCTGTTCACATGGCTTCTTTGTCAGATCAATTGGAACTACTAGTCTTGTAGTAGGAGCCATTACTGAACCAGTGGAGGGTGAGGAGTGAGAACTGAAGGTATCTCTTACAGTCTTATAGATCGACTGTTATGTGTGAGTATAGAAGATGACAAAGTTGAAGTGGCAGATTTTTCTCCATTGGTCCCCTCCAACTTTCCATTAAAGACAATTTTTCTTGACAATTTTCATGGCTCCCACTAACCTTTACATATTAATCCTTCAAAAACTGTGTTTCATATCAATTTCCAACAGGGCATGTTGCATGCTATCCTATCTAGGAGTGACAATTGTTGATCTGATCATCGATCTACCTTCCATCCAGACCCATGCAGCTTAATTCATTATATGGTTTGTCTTTTTTACAGATATTCTGAGCTAATAATACAGCTTAATGATGCAACTTTGATCATTTAGCTTAgtttattaatatattttcttcaGAATATAAGTGATAAGATAAACTGAATGAGTGGTGAGATTATCACTGTGGCATATTTTCTTAATCCATCTAAATCTATCCTTTTCATCTCTAACCAGCTGAGTCAAGTCTCACACTTTTCTGAAATTATGTGACTCAAGACTTCCAAGCTTAAGGACATGGAAACTCCAGCTCAGAGCTTGCTTACTAGGAAGTTTGATGCCCACTAAGATTTTCTTATCATATACCTTATCTCTATCCTGCCAAAGGAAAGACATGAATCATGAAGAATTGTACAAAGATGTGGTAATTTGTTTAGATTTATTATAACAGTGGGTTTTCTTCCATAGCACTAAAAAGAGTGAATGAGTTCGTTTCACTATTATTTGTTAGGAAATTTATCATCGCTACCCCCTGAcatttgcctatattttaaagcacacccactaactactATAAAATCAACTGTCTGCTTTTCTTTACCAACTAATTACACTCAGACCCCCTATCGTTAGTTAAGAAATATTAAGGGGTGATGTCAGCagcttaatattttttaaaagacaattttgcTCTGCTTAGTGGGCAAAGTACCTAATCTATCCTTTCTATTAAAATacccacaaacccttcttcctcacactcagCACCTTGGAGAACATCCACTGCAACCTACCGTCTTCTGAAGAAGAGACCTACTCCGACGACCAAAGCAGCCTGGCATCAATCGACGGGCTGCATTCACACTCACACGCTCTCGGCCACCAGCCACCGCACTTCTTCTCCCTCGGAAACACCAGGAATCTGACACATTATT is a window encoding:
- the LOC122664188 gene encoding formamidase-like, with translation MAPTTRLVVPIDLTKKPCEQKVPLHNRWHPDIPAVADVTEGEVFRVEMLDCNGGAVGDNDSALDIKNSNLFSAHYLSGPIRVLDKEGVAAKPGDLLAVEICNLGPLPGSEWGYTASMDREHGGSFLTDHFPAATKAIWYFEGIYCYSPQIPGVRFPGITHPGLIGTAPSMELLNIWNEREREIQENGHKSMTLTEVLHQRPFAGLPIPESCLLGKIEDGTPEWEKIAKEAARTIPGRENGGNCDIKNLSRGSKVYLPVFVDGANLSMGDMHFSQGDGEVSFCGAIEMNGFLELKCEIIRGGMKEYLTPMGPTPLHVNPIFEIGPVEPRFSEWLVFEGVSVDESGKQHYLDASVAFKRAVLNAIDYISKFGYSKEQVYLLLAACPCEGRIAAIVDAPNACATLAIPTAIFDQDIRPKSGKVPVGPRVIRKPDVLKCTYDGNLPITENPGARA